A stretch of Cyanobacterium sp. HL-69 DNA encodes these proteins:
- the atpH gene encoding F-type H+-transporting ATPase delta subunit AtpH — MQSAITAEVVEPYAEALMSLAKEKKVTEEIGEDVRSLATLLKESAELKALFASPMIKAEQKKSVIKNIAGEQINPFLLNFLLLLVDKGRISFIEGVLAKYLEILRKLNNTVLAEITSAVRLYDGEAEKLEVKVKALTGANAVELETKIDPDIIGGVIIKVGSQVYDASLRGQLRRITLGMLGSN; from the coding sequence ATGCAAAGTGCTATTACCGCTGAAGTAGTAGAACCTTATGCCGAGGCCTTGATGTCCCTAGCCAAAGAAAAGAAGGTTACCGAAGAAATCGGTGAAGATGTGCGCTCTTTAGCAACATTGCTCAAAGAGTCTGCAGAATTGAAAGCCCTCTTTGCTAGTCCCATGATTAAGGCAGAGCAAAAAAAATCTGTTATTAAAAATATCGCTGGTGAGCAGATAAATCCTTTCTTGCTCAATTTTTTATTATTGTTAGTGGACAAAGGTAGAATTAGCTTCATTGAAGGTGTTCTAGCCAAATATTTAGAAATTCTGCGCAAACTGAACAATACTGTCCTCGCTGAAATCACCTCCGCTGTGAGATTGTATGATGGTGAAGCAGAAAAGTTGGAAGTCAAAGTTAAGGCTCTCACTGGTGCTAATGCCGTGGAGTTGGAAACAAAAATTGATCCTGACATTATCGGTGGTGTAATTATCAAAGTTGGCTCTCAGGTTTATGATGCTAGTTTACGAGGACAATTACGCCGTATCACATTAGGGATGCTTGGTTCTAACTAA
- the atpF1 gene encoding F-type H+-transporting ATPase subunit AtpF1, producing the protein MFTLFYLATESTEGGFGLSSDILGSNLINLIIVIGLLVVYGGKFVGNLLEQRRNKIAQEIQEAEQKAADAAKALAEGQKNLNEAQERAKKIISDAQGTAAKVREEILAQGQKDIERMKATAVQELDSERAKVVNELKRTIAVLALEKAEQQLKNTLTDEVQGKIISRAVEQLGG; encoded by the coding sequence ATGTTTACTTTATTCTATCTAGCCACTGAATCAACAGAGGGCGGATTTGGTTTAAGTTCAGACATTCTAGGCTCTAACCTAATCAACTTAATTATCGTAATTGGTTTATTAGTAGTATATGGTGGTAAATTTGTTGGCAATTTACTCGAACAAAGACGTAATAAAATTGCCCAAGAAATTCAAGAAGCAGAACAAAAAGCTGCTGATGCCGCCAAAGCTCTAGCCGAAGGACAGAAAAACTTAAACGAAGCTCAAGAAAGAGCAAAAAAAATTATCTCTGATGCTCAAGGCACCGCTGCTAAAGTTAGAGAAGAAATTTTGGCTCAAGGACAAAAAGATATAGAAAGAATGAAAGCTACTGCAGTACAAGAGTTAGACTCCGAAAGAGCTAAAGTAGTGAATGAATTAAAAAGAACCATTGCTGTACTCGCCCTTGAGAAAGCAGAGCAGCAGTTGAAAAATACCCTGACTGATGAAGTTCAAGGAAAAATCATTAGTCGTGCCGTTGAGCAATTAGGAGGTTAA
- the atpF2 gene encoding F-type H+-transporting ATPase subunit AtpF2, with translation MMMTQWILFAAETAEGGLFDIDATLPLMAVQFLLLATILNALFYKPLGKAIDERAGYVQGQLNSAKEQKQKSLALVQQYEQELKEVRKQSQEIIAEAQTEAQKIVSEQSQQTQQEVIAERQKASEQIEVERKEAMTALEQEVQALTQQILDKVLGPEFA, from the coding sequence ATGATGATGACACAATGGATTTTATTTGCGGCGGAAACCGCAGAAGGGGGTTTATTTGATATTGACGCTACCCTGCCCCTCATGGCAGTCCAGTTTTTACTCTTAGCAACAATATTAAATGCCCTATTTTATAAACCTTTAGGAAAAGCAATTGACGAAAGAGCAGGATATGTTCAAGGTCAATTAAACAGTGCCAAAGAGCAAAAACAAAAATCCTTGGCCCTTGTTCAACAATATGAACAAGAATTAAAGGAAGTCCGTAAACAATCCCAAGAAATTATTGCGGAGGCTCAAACTGAAGCTCAAAAGATAGTCTCTGAACAAAGCCAACAAACTCAGCAAGAAGTTATTGCCGAGCGTCAGAAGGCATCAGAGCAAATTGAAGTGGAAAGAAAAGAAGCCATGACAGCTTTAGAGCAAGAAGTTCAAGCCCTCACCCAACAAATCTTGGATAAGGTTTTAGGACCAGAATTTGCTTAA
- the atpE gene encoding F-type H+-transporting ATPase C subunit AtpE, with amino-acid sequence MSVEAASVIAAALAVGLAAIGPGLGQGNAAGQAVEGIARQPEAEGKIRGTLLLSLAFMEALTIYGLVVALVLLFANPFA; translated from the coding sequence ATGAGCGTAGAAGCAGCATCAGTAATCGCAGCAGCCTTAGCCGTAGGTTTAGCAGCTATTGGACCTGGATTAGGTCAAGGTAACGCCGCAGGACAAGCCGTAGAAGGTATTGCTCGTCAGCCTGAAGCAGAAGGCAAAATCCGTGGAACTTTACTTCTAAGTTTAGCATTCATGGAAGCACTAACCATCTACGGTCTAGTTGTAGCATTAGTATTATTATTCGCTAATCCTTTCGCTTAA
- the atpB gene encoding F-type H+-transporting ATPase subunit AtpB, translated as MELTNIINLNNQLLAAIEVGEHFYWEIGKYKVHGQVFMVSWFVIGVLLIASIAATRNVQRIPSGFQNFMEYVLDFLRNLTKDQIGEKEYRPWVPFIGTLFLFIFVSNWSGALIPWKLIEIPEGELSAPTVDINTTVAFALLTSLAYFYAGISKKGLGYFADYAQPSPIMVPFRAIEDFTRPLSLSFRLFGNILADELAVGVLVLLVPLIVPLPLMVLGLFTSAIQALIFATLAGSYIGEALEVHGEEHD; from the coding sequence ATGGAACTTACAAATATAATCAATCTAAATAATCAGCTACTAGCGGCCATCGAAGTAGGAGAACACTTTTACTGGGAAATCGGTAAATATAAAGTCCACGGACAAGTATTTATGGTATCTTGGTTCGTCATCGGTGTTCTACTAATCGCCTCCATCGCCGCTACCAGAAACGTTCAACGAATACCGAGCGGATTCCAAAACTTTATGGAATACGTCCTCGATTTTTTACGCAATCTCACCAAAGATCAAATTGGCGAAAAAGAATATCGTCCATGGGTTCCCTTTATCGGTACTCTATTTTTATTCATTTTCGTATCTAACTGGTCCGGTGCTTTGATTCCTTGGAAATTAATCGAAATACCCGAAGGGGAATTGTCAGCGCCCACCGTGGACATCAACACCACCGTCGCCTTTGCACTACTAACCTCCCTCGCTTACTTCTATGCGGGGATTAGCAAAAAAGGCTTAGGTTATTTCGCTGACTATGCCCAACCCTCCCCCATCATGGTACCCTTTAGGGCGATCGAAGACTTCACCCGTCCTTTATCCCTCAGTTTCCGTCTTTTCGGGAACATCCTAGCGGATGAATTGGCAGTAGGTGTATTAGTCCTACTCGTACCCCTCATTGTACCCTTACCCTTGATGGTATTAGGGCTGTTTACCAGCGCCATCCAAGCCCTTATCTTTGCCACCCTCGCAGGTTCCTACATCGGAGAAGCCCTCGAAGTTCACGGCGAAGAACATGACTAA
- the atpI gene encoding F-type H+-transporting ATPase subunit AtpI, with translation MRSPLVTTSETSANTENLETLINQRETPPEEEKKDDYMAEYYRLKYNILIATLIIGLSCFALVWVFYSLSTGLNYLLGTCVGLVYINLLAREVEKVGNGKRSIGSTRLALFAGLMIIATQRQQLEVIPIFLGFMTYKASILLTVLPSSLLSGKNKSE, from the coding sequence ATGCGATCGCCCCTAGTGACTACCTCAGAAACTTCCGCTAACACAGAAAATCTGGAAACTCTCATCAACCAAAGAGAAACACCACCAGAAGAAGAAAAAAAAGACGACTACATGGCCGAATATTATCGACTAAAATATAATATTCTCATCGCCACTCTCATTATCGGGTTATCCTGCTTCGCCCTTGTGTGGGTGTTCTACTCCCTGAGTACAGGACTAAACTACCTCTTGGGAACTTGTGTGGGCTTAGTCTATATCAACCTGTTAGCCAGAGAAGTAGAAAAGGTAGGCAACGGCAAACGAAGCATCGGCTCAACCCGTCTAGCACTCTTCGCTGGACTAATGATCATCGCCACCCAAAGGCAACAACTAGAAGTGATACCTATTTTTTTAGGTTTCATGACTTATAAAGCCTCTATTCTGCTTACCGTTTTGCCCAGTAGTTTACTCAGTGGCAAAAATAAATCAGAGTAA
- a CDS encoding Hydrolase, alpha/beta fold family functionally coupled to Phosphoribulokinase, giving the protein MSKKNHGYQPPLYLKNGLIQTLYIAKIMNQKWQQNINLAPVPYQENIYYGIDKTPLYALTTIPPKAKGTIIATYGITGNLENQWYLEVFARKAYYQGYALILFDWRAHGKSLPLSPALPSDGIFEGSDFLSIAAQAKKENFPSKFWFTGYSLGGQLALWAIFYGSSLSKTIKDSGLTEEDIGGCGVICPSLDAQKSLNYLENHPIKKYLDKAITENLKELIINLHQYYPREIDLEILSSIHSIRTVDEYLVIPTLGYKTVADYYYASSPFRILSKISKPTLIMYAEDDPMFCPTIIPDLQQEVRNNRYLDLMLTQYGGHVGYINSKKGQQLNGDDDIWWAWNRFLDWVAVVDP; this is encoded by the coding sequence ATGAGTAAAAAAAATCATGGCTATCAACCACCTTTATATTTAAAAAATGGACTAATTCAAACCCTTTATATTGCCAAAATAATGAACCAAAAATGGCAACAAAATATAAATCTAGCCCCTGTACCATACCAAGAAAACATATACTACGGCATCGATAAAACACCCCTTTATGCCCTAACAACAATCCCTCCCAAAGCCAAAGGTACAATCATCGCCACCTATGGCATTACAGGAAACCTAGAAAACCAATGGTATTTAGAAGTCTTTGCCCGAAAAGCCTACTATCAAGGGTACGCCCTCATTCTCTTTGACTGGAGGGCGCATGGCAAGAGTTTACCCCTATCCCCTGCCCTTCCTTCCGATGGCATTTTTGAAGGCTCAGACTTTTTATCCATCGCTGCTCAAGCCAAAAAAGAAAACTTCCCCAGTAAATTTTGGTTTACAGGATATTCTCTGGGAGGGCAACTGGCACTATGGGCGATATTTTATGGCTCATCCCTGTCCAAGACAATCAAAGATTCAGGTTTAACCGAGGAAGACATTGGCGGTTGCGGGGTAATTTGTCCTAGTCTTGATGCCCAAAAGTCTTTAAATTACCTGGAGAATCACCCTATCAAAAAATATTTAGACAAAGCCATCACTGAAAATCTCAAAGAATTAATCATCAATCTCCATCAATATTATCCCCGAGAGATAGATTTAGAAATTTTGTCCTCTATCCATAGCATTCGCACCGTAGATGAATATTTGGTCATTCCCACCCTCGGTTACAAAACCGTTGCGGATTATTACTATGCCAGTAGCCCTTTTCGCATCCTCTCGAAAATAAGTAAACCTACCCTCATCATGTATGCAGAAGATGATCCAATGTTTTGCCCCACCATCATCCCTGATTTACAACAGGAGGTCAGGAATAATCGCTATTTAGACTTGATGTTGACCCAGTATGGAGGTCATGTGGGCTACATAAATTCAAAAAAAGGGCAACAACTCAACGGAGATGATGATATTTGGTGGGCATGGAATCGCTTTTTGGATTGGGTTGCAGTGGTGGATCCGTGA
- a CDS encoding Circadian input kinase A has product MIDPQAPPELYLRENTQKNQILSDYQKLILDNIIDGVVLFKDHRYIYVNPAYAETSGYAENELLGKKWQDFYSPEEAKNIEIVVNSLSTENRYWRGEQLSYHKNGNEIWKQVSLSLIEDGILIGICRDISENKKNQTILKAQESAMRALYAVTASSHLTFEEKLEGIFNLGRKFFNLEMGVLTQGEKKSTKIVKFQGERRNGDIVQLPPYMSQEQSLCFICLQHQEPLVIESLVNSSYKNHPGHTFWNIQSYIGSRIEVCGKTYGTLCFFSFDEQSNHRITENSQQILKLMAQWIGYEIERQESQRLLEEKFQQEVLLKTIVQSIRQTIDYEELFQRAAKTIGEALKLDRCHLFTYDHSKNPPITPLGEYLSEGISSMADANINPENVRNIHLEKILEKDKAVVTNDVFNDPLLDDMRYLCIEVSLKSMMAVRTSYLGQANGIICLHTCKDYRCWSKSEIELIENVASQFGIAIAQAKLLQQEKEQKEQLELKNKALEEARKEAETANRAKSAFLATMSHEIRTPMNGIMGMADLLTYTPLNPVQKDYVNTINKSGSLLLTIINDILDLAKIEADKIELENNPFNLHQCIEEVLKLMRGNALNKQIKLSYPKNDLMPSHFMGDSNRIKQIILNLVSNGIKFTPEGEVQVTTEARLCPDGFHVIQIAIKDTGIGIAEEHCEMLFKSFSQVDGTNTRKYGGTGLGLVISQKLAHLMGGKITFKTELNQGSIFYLTIKLLALSSEEISTSNLLNQDKNEEKQTIKISSLPIKILLVEDTPVNYKVARLMFQKLGYLGDKLNIVYDGLQALEAVRENPYDIVFMDLQMPNLDGLNATAKIRALGNQIKQPWIVAMTASALAEDREKCFNVGMNDFVSKPIRSGDVQQALQRFANSLIL; this is encoded by the coding sequence ATGATAGATCCTCAAGCCCCCCCCGAATTATACCTAAGAGAAAATACGCAAAAAAATCAAATATTGTCAGATTACCAAAAATTAATTCTTGATAATATTATTGATGGAGTAGTTTTATTTAAAGACCACCGCTACATATACGTCAATCCAGCATATGCAGAAACTTCAGGCTATGCAGAGAATGAGCTACTAGGAAAAAAGTGGCAAGACTTTTACTCCCCCGAAGAAGCAAAAAACATAGAAATAGTAGTAAATTCCCTTTCCACAGAGAATAGATATTGGCGAGGGGAACAACTTTCCTATCACAAAAATGGAAATGAAATTTGGAAACAAGTTTCTCTCTCACTCATCGAAGATGGAATTCTAATCGGAATTTGTCGAGATATTAGCGAAAACAAAAAAAACCAAACCATTCTCAAGGCCCAAGAATCGGCCATGAGAGCTTTATATGCGGTGACAGCTTCATCCCATCTAACCTTTGAAGAAAAATTGGAAGGCATTTTTAACCTTGGCAGAAAATTCTTTAACCTTGAAATGGGCGTATTAACCCAAGGAGAAAAGAAATCTACTAAAATTGTCAAATTTCAGGGGGAAAGAAGAAACGGTGACATAGTGCAATTGCCCCCATATATGAGTCAAGAACAATCATTATGCTTTATCTGCTTACAACATCAAGAGCCTTTAGTAATAGAATCATTAGTTAATTCTTCTTATAAAAATCATCCAGGGCATACCTTTTGGAATATACAAAGCTACATTGGTTCGAGAATAGAAGTATGTGGTAAAACCTATGGCACCCTATGTTTTTTCTCCTTTGATGAACAATCAAACCATAGGATAACCGAAAATTCTCAACAAATATTAAAATTGATGGCCCAATGGATAGGTTATGAAATTGAGCGCCAAGAGTCTCAGAGACTATTAGAAGAAAAATTTCAACAGGAAGTTTTATTAAAAACCATTGTACAGTCCATTCGTCAAACCATTGACTATGAGGAATTATTTCAACGAGCGGCTAAAACTATCGGGGAGGCTCTTAAACTAGATCGTTGTCACCTGTTCACCTACGACCATAGTAAAAATCCTCCCATTACTCCCCTAGGAGAATATCTTAGTGAGGGAATTTCATCAATGGCTGATGCCAACATCAACCCTGAAAATGTTCGTAATATTCACCTAGAAAAGATATTAGAAAAAGATAAAGCCGTTGTCACCAATGATGTTTTTAACGATCCACTCCTAGACGATATGCGATATTTATGTATCGAAGTTAGTCTCAAGTCCATGATGGCAGTGCGTACATCTTATTTAGGACAAGCCAATGGTATTATTTGTTTACACACCTGTAAGGATTACAGATGTTGGAGTAAGTCAGAAATAGAATTAATTGAAAACGTTGCCTCTCAGTTCGGTATTGCGATCGCACAGGCGAAACTATTACAACAAGAAAAAGAACAAAAAGAGCAACTAGAACTAAAAAACAAAGCCCTAGAAGAAGCCCGAAAAGAAGCAGAAACCGCCAACCGAGCCAAAAGTGCTTTCCTTGCCACCATGAGCCATGAAATTCGTACTCCCATGAATGGCATTATGGGCATGGCAGATTTGTTGACATACACTCCCCTCAATCCAGTACAAAAAGATTACGTGAATACCATCAATAAAAGTGGTAGTTTGCTACTAACAATTATTAATGATATTTTAGATTTAGCTAAAATAGAAGCGGATAAAATTGAACTAGAAAATAATCCCTTTAATCTTCATCAGTGCATTGAAGAAGTATTAAAATTAATGAGGGGTAATGCACTTAATAAACAAATTAAACTTAGTTACCCAAAAAATGATTTGATGCCTTCCCATTTTATGGGAGATTCTAATAGAATAAAACAAATAATTCTCAACCTAGTTAGTAATGGTATTAAATTTACCCCCGAAGGAGAAGTCCAAGTAACCACAGAAGCACGTTTGTGTCCTGATGGTTTCCATGTCATTCAAATTGCCATTAAAGACACAGGCATTGGCATCGCCGAAGAACACTGTGAGATGCTTTTTAAGTCCTTTTCCCAAGTAGATGGTACTAATACCCGTAAATATGGTGGCACAGGATTGGGATTAGTAATTAGTCAAAAATTAGCTCATTTAATGGGAGGTAAAATCACCTTTAAAACAGAATTAAATCAAGGCTCTATATTTTATCTTACCATCAAACTCCTTGCCCTATCTTCTGAAGAAATCAGCACATCAAACCTGCTTAATCAAGATAAAAATGAAGAAAAACAAACTATTAAAATATCTTCCCTACCTATCAAAATTTTATTAGTAGAAGATACTCCTGTTAACTATAAAGTAGCTCGTTTAATGTTTCAAAAATTAGGCTATTTAGGAGATAAATTAAACATCGTCTATGATGGTTTACAAGCCCTAGAAGCGGTAAGAGAAAATCCATACGACATAGTCTTCATGGACTTACAAATGCCCAATCTGGACGGCTTAAATGCCACTGCAAAAATAAGGGCGCTGGGGAATCAAATCAAACAACCATGGATAGTTGCCATGACAGCTTCCGCCCTAGCAGAAGATCGAGAAAAATGTTTTAATGTAGGGATGAATGATTTTGTAAGTAAGCCCATTCGCTCTGGTGATGTGCAACAGGCACTACAAAGATTTGCTAATAGTTTAATATTGTAA
- the mnhF gene encoding multicomponent Na+:H+ antiporter subunit MnhF — protein sequence MNIIILSMIAALIIPMYQSWRDENVWQKMLAVASISTKTALLILVIAVFRDDWMMGVVGVIILTVGNAGLMLLAHLLKRMGEI from the coding sequence ATGAACATTATTATTTTATCCATGATTGCTGCTCTTATAATTCCCATGTATCAATCATGGCGTGATGAAAATGTGTGGCAAAAAATGTTGGCAGTAGCTAGTATTTCCACCAAAACTGCTCTACTTATTCTCGTAATTGCTGTTTTTAGAGATGATTGGATGATGGGGGTTGTGGGTGTCATAATCTTAACCGTAGGTAATGCGGGTTTGATGTTACTTGCCCATTTACTCAAAAGAATGGGAGAAATTTAA
- a CDS encoding SAM-dependent methyltransferase, whose amino-acid sequence MEDLETRLTEDGSQTFYSKEFNETFHSKYGAKQESEITYIKGCNIKEQLTQKKYLKVIDLCYGLGYNTASLLEVYAQNIYDCFLEVIALEIDLNIPKQAIKNNLLSSYSSNIIKDLNIIANTQKLNKSNLNIELLIGDARETITKLLRSNFKADAIFFDPFSPPKCPQLWTVEFFERISQCLADDGILATYSCSASVRKGMMLVGLNIGRNCTVGRRSPGTLATKNNIPLQSLSLKELEHLQTRASIPYRDPSLTDNAMDIIKRREKEQLSSDLEYTSHWKKRWLNFSHSFE is encoded by the coding sequence ATGGAAGACTTAGAAACAAGATTAACGGAAGATGGTTCACAAACTTTTTATTCCAAGGAATTTAACGAAACATTTCATAGTAAATATGGGGCAAAACAAGAATCAGAAATAACTTATATAAAAGGTTGTAACATCAAAGAACAATTAACACAAAAAAAATATCTCAAAGTTATAGATCTTTGCTATGGTTTAGGATATAATACTGCTTCATTATTAGAAGTTTATGCACAAAATATTTATGATTGTTTCTTGGAAGTTATTGCCCTAGAAATAGATTTAAATATTCCGAAACAAGCTATTAAAAATAATCTCTTATCCTCTTATTCCTCAAATATTATAAAAGATTTAAACATAATTGCGAATACACAGAAACTAAATAAAAGCAACTTAAATATAGAATTATTAATAGGTGACGCAAGGGAAACTATCACAAAATTACTAAGAAGTAACTTCAAAGCCGATGCCATTTTTTTTGATCCCTTTTCTCCTCCTAAATGTCCTCAATTATGGACAGTAGAATTTTTTGAAAGAATATCTCAATGTTTAGCTGATGATGGTATTTTAGCCACCTATTCTTGTTCTGCCAGTGTGAGAAAAGGGATGATGTTAGTAGGTTTAAACATAGGTAGAAATTGTACCGTAGGAAGGCGATCGCCCGGTACCCTTGCCACAAAAAATAATATACCATTACAATCCTTGTCTTTAAAAGAATTAGAGCATCTCCAAACCCGTGCTTCTATTCCTTATCGAGATCCTAGCTTAACAGATAATGCCATGGATATTATTAAACGTAGGGAAAAAGAACAACTATCATCAGACTTGGAATATACTAGCCATTGGAAAAAAAGATGGTTAAATTTCTCCCATTCTTTTGAGTAA